The proteins below come from a single Spirochaetia bacterium 38H-sp genomic window:
- a CDS encoding TIGR03936 family radical SAM-associated protein encodes MIYTNVRNPIQYMGGEAGISHKSFSRDNLNIVLCFPDKYEIGMANSAIKYLYTRLNSYPHINCERVFIPDTDMEQSLQMNNEELLSLETRTPIKKFDILAVSIGYELCFTNIFTLLSSSNIPIFTSDRKETDPVVIIGGPAVTNPLPFSDFVDFAFIGEFEELGESFFSSINIFEIRKYSKRNSIINHFKNSTNCWFPGKKEKTYRAIWKNFGEKSFKIKFPVPSIKISQDNGTVEIMRGCPNGCRFCHAGFFYRPQRIKSIVNIYQEVFWLYNYYGYRDITLASLSSGDYPQIGELVDNLNAIFADENISFALPSLKINSFSLELLDKISVGRKSGLTFAIETPYEKGQVQINKNIDKNKIINILNLAKERGWRSAKFYFMLGLPGNLDDPSEVKGIIDFINNIYEKTKLNLSISLGTFVPKPHTPFQWAGQLSPEEASLRIKEILDAFIYNKRIKISYHNPLQSLIEGIISRGTHVSGEICYKAWSRGARFDAWDDYLKEDIWLNLFNKEYNDYVNYIVSKKELETELPWDNINIGLSKNYLKKEYLLSNEKQYTDICVDTCSHPCGICNSKIRIKNNSNGQLLKPLIFKHFVSYDTTAIVYMRFFKEKTAQFISQRNLVDVFQKSLTRAGFKLKHSNGFSPHPIMEFLNPTPIGVESLDEMIKFEILTSKWGVLDVMLKTRYLNQFFPEGISIKEVKLFTYKKGNKKPSSISSLHIGNKYRIYSENMKEILDKLKDSIFGDKIAIKKDTLVISLVPEKKPLTIKKLIEITSEFPVHITKEESILKIGNYTLNSHQFLHSLKYSIEYP; translated from the coding sequence ATGATATATACAAATGTTAGAAATCCCATACAATATATGGGTGGGGAGGCTGGAATATCCCATAAGTCTTTCTCCCGAGACAATCTAAATATTGTCTTGTGTTTTCCTGATAAGTATGAAATTGGTATGGCAAATTCTGCTATTAAATATTTGTACACCCGATTAAATTCTTATCCTCATATAAATTGTGAAAGAGTCTTTATTCCTGATACGGATATGGAGCAATCTTTACAGATGAATAATGAAGAACTCTTATCTCTTGAAACGAGGACGCCTATTAAAAAATTTGATATATTAGCTGTATCAATAGGTTATGAGCTTTGCTTTACAAATATTTTTACATTATTATCATCTTCCAATATACCTATTTTTACATCAGATAGAAAAGAAACAGATCCTGTTGTTATAATTGGTGGTCCTGCTGTTACAAATCCATTACCATTTTCAGATTTTGTTGATTTTGCATTTATAGGAGAGTTTGAGGAACTTGGCGAAAGTTTTTTTTCATCGATAAATATATTCGAAATAAGGAAATATAGTAAGAGAAATTCTATTATAAATCATTTTAAAAATTCTACTAATTGCTGGTTTCCTGGAAAAAAAGAAAAAACTTACAGAGCCATATGGAAAAATTTTGGCGAGAAATCTTTCAAAATAAAATTTCCTGTTCCATCAATAAAAATTTCACAGGATAATGGAACTGTTGAAATAATGCGAGGATGTCCTAACGGATGTAGATTTTGTCATGCGGGCTTCTTTTATAGACCTCAGAGAATTAAAAGTATAGTAAATATATATCAAGAAGTTTTTTGGTTGTATAATTACTATGGATATAGAGATATTACTTTAGCTTCTTTAAGCAGCGGAGATTATCCTCAAATTGGGGAATTGGTGGATAACCTTAATGCTATATTTGCCGATGAAAACATTTCTTTTGCTCTTCCTTCATTAAAAATAAATTCATTTTCTCTTGAGTTATTGGACAAGATAAGTGTTGGTAGAAAGAGCGGATTAACCTTTGCGATTGAAACTCCTTATGAGAAAGGGCAAGTGCAGATAAATAAAAACATAGATAAAAATAAGATAATCAATATTTTAAACCTGGCAAAAGAACGAGGATGGAGAAGTGCAAAATTTTATTTTATGCTAGGTTTGCCGGGAAATTTGGATGATCCTTCTGAAGTAAAAGGCATAATAGATTTTATTAATAATATATATGAAAAAACAAAATTAAACCTGAGTATTAGCTTGGGAACATTTGTGCCAAAGCCACATACGCCATTTCAATGGGCAGGGCAGTTATCTCCAGAAGAAGCGAGTTTGAGAATAAAGGAAATTTTAGATGCATTTATATATAACAAGAGAATAAAGATTAGCTATCATAATCCTCTTCAATCTCTGATAGAAGGTATTATTTCCAGAGGAACTCACGTTTCAGGTGAAATATGCTATAAAGCATGGAGTAGGGGAGCCAGATTTGATGCATGGGATGATTATTTAAAGGAAGATATATGGTTAAATCTTTTTAACAAAGAATATAATGATTATGTAAACTACATAGTTTCAAAAAAAGAACTAGAAACTGAATTGCCTTGGGACAATATTAATATAGGATTATCAAAGAATTATCTTAAGAAAGAATACCTATTGTCAAATGAAAAACAATATACAGATATATGTGTTGATACTTGTAGTCATCCATGTGGAATATGTAATTCTAAAATAAGAATAAAAAATAATTCTAATGGTCAATTACTTAAACCTTTAATTTTTAAACACTTTGTCAGTTACGATACAACTGCTATTGTTTATATGAGATTTTTTAAAGAAAAAACAGCTCAATTTATTTCTCAAAGGAACCTAGTAGATGTCTTCCAAAAATCTCTCACCAGAGCAGGGTTTAAACTAAAACATAGCAATGGTTTTTCTCCTCATCCAATTATGGAATTTTTGAACCCAACACCTATAGGTGTCGAATCTCTGGATGAAATGATTAAGTTTGAGATTCTGACATCCAAGTGGGGAGTGCTTGATGTGATGCTAAAAACAAGATATCTAAATCAATTTTTTCCAGAAGGAATATCCATAAAAGAAGTTAAATTGTTTACTTATAAAAAAGGCAATAAAAAACCAAGCTCTATATCCTCTTTGCATATTGGAAACAAGTACAGGATATACTCTGAGAATATGAAGGAAATTCTAGATAAGCTCAAAGATAGTATTTTTGGAGACAAGATTGCAATAAAAAAAGATACTCTAGTAATAAGTTTGGTTCCAGAAAAAAAACCACTAACAATAAAAAAACTTATTGAGATAACTTCGGAATTTCCTGTACATATAACAAAAGAAGAAAGTATACTGAAAATAGGTAATTATACTCTTAACAGTCATCAGTTTCTGCATTCTTTGAAATATTCCATAGAGTATCCATAG
- the rodA gene encoding rod shape-determining protein RodA, producing the protein MVNINIQSIWKDQDWSILFIVIILLVIGILFIYSSNVDSDNKLVSYEFVKQILWSSVGFILLLFFSSVNYRYYKEISVYIYWANIFLIIITLIVGKTVSGAKAWLGISFLGIQPSEFMKISALLLISSYTANRNLNYKDINSILKGSLIIFFPFILILLQPDLGTALVFIPIFLTVIYVAGASFKYVIFIIFFLFSLFLWIIFPFLGKALGFDESIILIFTSDLTNIILLTSLFICIILLIAYYLTKIRIFYWVNYFMLIFFFPLGVSILARKILKDYQIMRLAVFIDPSVDSKGAGWNIIQSLTAIGSGGAVGKGFLNGTQSHLRYLPQQSTDFIFSIIAEEWGFLGGTVIFLLYAYLIIRMIYVAMQCSDVFGKLLASGIATIFMFHFLVNVGMTMGIMPITGIPLLLLSYGGSSTWMSLLAISIVLNISKNRYSIIV; encoded by the coding sequence ATGGTTAATATTAATATACAAAGCATATGGAAAGATCAGGATTGGTCCATTTTATTTATAGTGATTATATTGCTTGTTATAGGTATCCTTTTTATATATTCCAGTAATGTTGATTCTGATAACAAGTTGGTTAGCTATGAATTTGTTAAGCAAATATTATGGAGCAGTGTTGGATTTATTTTGCTATTATTTTTTTCTTCTGTCAATTATAGATATTACAAAGAGATATCTGTTTATATTTATTGGGCAAATATATTCCTTATTATTATAACTTTGATTGTTGGAAAAACAGTAAGTGGAGCTAAGGCCTGGTTGGGAATATCTTTTTTAGGAATACAACCGTCAGAGTTTATGAAGATATCAGCTCTTCTTCTGATATCTTCATATACAGCAAATAGAAATTTAAATTATAAAGATATCAATTCTATACTTAAAGGCTCTTTAATAATATTTTTTCCTTTTATACTTATTCTTTTACAACCCGATTTGGGAACTGCACTTGTTTTTATTCCTATATTTTTGACGGTTATTTATGTTGCTGGGGCTTCTTTTAAATATGTGATTTTTATAATTTTCTTCCTTTTTTCTTTATTCCTATGGATAATTTTCCCCTTTTTAGGAAAAGCTTTGGGTTTTGATGAATCAATTATACTTATTTTTACATCAGACCTGACAAATATTATTTTATTAACCTCATTGTTTATATGTATAATTTTATTGATTGCATATTATCTTACAAAAATTAGAATATTTTACTGGGTTAACTATTTTATGTTAATATTCTTCTTTCCTCTTGGTGTGTCTATCCTTGCAAGAAAAATTTTGAAGGATTATCAAATAATGAGATTAGCTGTCTTTATTGATCCTAGTGTGGATTCTAAGGGGGCAGGATGGAATATTATACAGTCTCTAACTGCTATTGGTTCCGGTGGTGCTGTGGGAAAAGGTTTTTTAAATGGTACTCAAAGCCATTTAAGATATCTTCCTCAACAAAGTACTGATTTTATTTTTTCTATTATTGCAGAAGAATGGGGATTTTTAGGAGGTACTGTTATTTTTTTATTATATGCCTACTTAATTATTAGAATGATATATGTCGCAATGCAATGTTCTGATGTCTTTGGAAAATTGTTGGCCAGTGGTATTGCTACCATATTTATGTTTCATTTTTTAGTAAATGTGGGAATGACTATGGGAATAATGCCAATCACAGGAATTCCGCTTCTCCTTTTATCGTATGGGGGCTCCTCAACTTGGATGTCATTATTAGCTATCAGTATTGTTTTAAATATATCTAAAAATAGATATAGTATTATAGTATAG
- the mazG gene encoding nucleoside triphosphate pyrophosphohydrolase — translation MNNSPIEELKSIIETLRGPNGCPWDKKQTPMTMLDALWEEVAELNIAIVNSDIENIEEEIGDVILVLFMIIQIYKEQSQLDYENIFIKLNNKLIRRHPHVFGKEKASTAEEALTHWNKEKRKEKKAITNNLLDFLNNDFENSFKSPYILTYVLQEKLSQIGFDWEDSIGPLNKIKEEILEIEHEFNKDNKNKENLSTEIGDLIFSVINFSRKEKISPEKSLLMTLKKIKKRFIKMHQLNPDFENLDLKSMDTLWNISKNAETDDC, via the coding sequence ATGAACAACTCCCCAATAGAGGAACTCAAATCTATAATAGAAACACTAAGAGGTCCTAACGGATGTCCTTGGGATAAAAAACAGACCCCTATGACAATGCTTGACGCATTATGGGAAGAGGTCGCAGAATTAAACATTGCTATAGTAAATAGTGATATTGAAAATATCGAAGAAGAAATTGGAGATGTTATTCTGGTATTATTCATGATCATTCAAATATATAAAGAACAATCTCAGTTGGATTACGAAAACATATTTATCAAATTAAACAATAAGTTGATAAGAAGACATCCGCATGTTTTTGGTAAAGAAAAAGCATCAACAGCAGAAGAAGCTTTAACACACTGGAACAAAGAAAAAAGAAAGGAAAAAAAAGCAATTACCAACAACTTATTAGATTTTCTTAATAATGATTTTGAAAACAGTTTTAAATCCCCCTACATCTTAACATATGTATTACAGGAAAAATTATCACAGATTGGATTTGATTGGGAAGATTCCATAGGCCCTCTTAATAAAATAAAAGAAGAAATATTGGAAATTGAACACGAATTCAATAAAGATAATAAAAACAAAGAAAACTTATCTACGGAAATAGGAGATCTAATATTCTCTGTAATTAACTTCTCCAGAAAGGAAAAAATCTCTCCTGAAAAATCCTTACTAATGACACTAAAGAAGATAAAAAAAAGATTTATAAAAATGCACCAACTAAATCCAGACTTTGAAAATTTGGATTTAAAATCTATGGATACTCTATGGAATATTTCAAAGAATGCAGAAACTGATGACTGTTAA
- a CDS encoding sigma 54-interacting transcriptional regulator, producing the protein MIFSSDTVDKKRLEKLIEINLRINSKYSDSKDLLEEILASSMELTEGESSSLLLLNKELNRLYFEIALGVKGSEVKRFSLKPGEGIAGWVAKHNKSLIVNDVEDDPRHFPEIDKETGYRTKSILAVPMRVREECVGVIEVLNKKGGRPFDQSDLEWLEVFANQAGIAIQNAKYLQKIHDEINHLQNQITTAQGYHTLIYKSKAIEEKLQLVNKIAATDSSVLILGESGVGKELFAEQVHLNSKRKQGPFVRVNCAALPETLLESELFGHVRGAFTDAVNDRKGRFELAHGGTIFLDEIGELPLTIQAKLLRVLQYKTFEKVGSSEPIQVDVRIIAATNRDIEKAVEEGTFRQDLYYRLNVLPLYIPPLRERVEDIPILSEFFIKKYAREMNKNISGFTPDALDSLLRYTWPGNVRELENVIERSVVISQGDYIEAKDLMLSSTAEITDIYEQKSLKDAINIFKKNFIQNALRNNKGNQTLTAKKLGIQRTYLAKLIKELNINL; encoded by the coding sequence ATGATTTTTTCCTCGGATACTGTTGATAAAAAAAGATTGGAAAAACTCATAGAGATCAATCTTAGAATTAATTCCAAATATTCGGACAGCAAGGATCTCCTGGAGGAGATTCTTGCTTCTTCTATGGAACTTACAGAAGGAGAATCTTCTTCTCTTCTTCTTTTAAACAAAGAACTAAACAGACTGTATTTTGAAATCGCTCTTGGAGTAAAAGGCTCAGAAGTAAAGCGTTTTTCATTAAAACCTGGTGAGGGAATTGCGGGATGGGTTGCAAAACACAATAAATCTCTCATTGTCAATGATGTGGAAGATGATCCCAGACACTTTCCAGAGATAGATAAAGAAACAGGTTATAGAACAAAATCTATACTTGCCGTACCCATGAGGGTGAGAGAAGAATGTGTAGGAGTTATAGAAGTACTCAATAAAAAAGGCGGTAGACCTTTTGATCAATCAGACCTGGAATGGCTGGAGGTTTTTGCTAATCAGGCAGGAATAGCTATACAAAATGCAAAATATCTCCAAAAAATACATGATGAGATAAACCATCTACAAAATCAGATAACAACAGCTCAAGGCTATCATACACTTATCTATAAAAGTAAAGCAATAGAAGAAAAACTTCAACTTGTAAATAAAATAGCAGCAACGGATTCTTCAGTACTGATACTGGGGGAAAGCGGAGTAGGAAAAGAACTCTTTGCAGAGCAAGTACATTTAAATAGTAAAAGGAAGCAGGGCCCATTTGTGCGTGTCAACTGTGCAGCCCTGCCGGAAACCTTGTTGGAGAGTGAACTTTTCGGTCATGTGAGAGGTGCTTTTACTGATGCTGTCAACGATAGAAAGGGTAGGTTCGAACTTGCTCATGGCGGAACAATCTTCCTTGACGAAATAGGAGAACTTCCACTTACCATACAAGCTAAATTACTGAGAGTCTTACAATATAAAACATTTGAGAAAGTAGGCTCAAGCGAACCAATTCAGGTTGATGTGAGAATAATAGCAGCAACTAATAGAGATATAGAGAAAGCAGTAGAAGAAGGTACTTTTAGACAGGATTTGTATTACAGACTCAATGTCCTGCCGCTATACATTCCGCCTCTAAGAGAAAGAGTAGAAGATATCCCGATATTATCGGAATTCTTTATAAAAAAATATGCCAGAGAAATGAATAAAAATATAAGCGGTTTCACTCCCGATGCTCTTGACTCTCTTTTGAGATACACATGGCCGGGAAATGTAAGAGAGTTGGAAAATGTAATAGAAAGATCTGTTGTGATAAGTCAAGGAGATTACATAGAAGCAAAAGACCTTATGCTTTCATCAACAGCAGAAATAACAGATATATACGAGCAAAAAAGTCTTAAAGACGCAATAAATATATTCAAAAAGAATTTCATACAAAATGCATTGAGAAATAATAAAGGAAACCAGACACTAACAGCAAAAAAATTGGGAATACAAAGAACATATCTTGCAAAACTTATAAAAGAATTAAATATTAATTTATAA
- a CDS encoding tetratricopeptide repeat protein: MQPQEKTPAANGKIISFILKNRWIITAVAVAVIVVFTGVMGYLSVIDTKNKKAAIELENLTEKLGEWISETDQTKKEAIEKILTERLQKIALDYKNTFASQRAYYILGELFYQKENWEKAAEYYKKVASANKNYLSFVSLSNLAVCMENNGKLEDAIKTYKDIIASGLKPLIPRAKFNLARLLETTGKKEDAIKEYSSLSEDYPNSMWTNIAKQRLLLLEISN; the protein is encoded by the coding sequence ATGCAACCTCAGGAAAAAACACCTGCTGCTAATGGAAAAATTATCTCATTTATTTTAAAAAACAGATGGATAATTACAGCTGTTGCTGTTGCTGTAATTGTTGTGTTCACAGGAGTTATGGGATACCTTTCTGTGATAGATACAAAAAACAAAAAAGCTGCCATAGAGCTGGAGAACCTGACAGAAAAGTTAGGTGAATGGATTTCAGAAACAGATCAAACTAAAAAAGAGGCAATAGAAAAAATATTAACCGAAAGATTGCAGAAAATTGCTTTAGATTACAAAAATACATTTGCATCACAGAGAGCATACTATATACTTGGCGAACTGTTCTACCAAAAAGAAAATTGGGAAAAAGCAGCAGAATACTACAAAAAAGTCGCCTCTGCCAATAAAAACTATCTTTCTTTCGTTTCTTTAAGCAATCTGGCTGTATGTATGGAAAATAATGGTAAACTAGAAGATGCAATAAAGACCTATAAAGATATAATAGCATCAGGTTTAAAACCTCTTATTCCTCGAGCAAAGTTTAATCTGGCAAGATTACTGGAAACTACAGGTAAAAAGGAAGATGCAATAAAGGAATACAGCAGCCTTAGTGAGGACTATCCAAACAGCATGTGGACAAATATCGCAAAACAACGACTTCTACTACTTGAGATAAGTAATTAA
- a CDS encoding adenylate/guanylate cyclase domain-containing protein → MSVKKKKIFEPKIFGLMIGLFIFFVFLLLKLYTSIPQRLELKVFDTFLMLKPEATREIKTAEGRTQIIRTHKISDDILILGIDFKTLSNIGKWPFDRAVHANLINGFTRVTDISQRENSILLDIFFVEPQKDAYNDALLVKSIQDNNRVFLETVLELGEPPLKFKEELYKRQKTLVDTYGEIKNIKGNWEAVMPFYGMQPPLVPYGKAVKGYGHANYIADEDKIFRRQPLIAKLSTLIDVIPVESLTPDYKLNRNYFERLAWVDKEGFEHSVKYPLTNQSIIELKNTLKKMAPPVEEDTDSDGVIDKTYYIVKKYRDEFIPAITLSLALQYMNKSLDDVEVVLGKYIKIKNPQKFNSSTGKWETYKIVKQPAQYKDGEIIKQTEYQELDELKIPIDEQGKMLINFMGPGSDPTGYQTFPVKSYYAYATNIPPSNQDKWRPSRGVANKIILVGAFAKGMAADEKPTPFGLMYGVEVHANALNTILMNNFITPLEDYYNIAILLLFILLICFYSSRMSTPVAFILTLFISLGFFFISNFIVFDIYNTTMDVAFPIVAGLFSFVSIVVYRVMTEEKDKRLIRETFGKYVNPSVVDQILSNPPELGGVDKELTVLFSDIRGFTTLSETMTPQELVNHLNVYLTEMTNIIFELDGTLDKYVGDEIMCFWGAPISQEDHALRACKCAIRQMDALRKLNESWPPEKRLNIGIGINSGIMTVGNMGSPGRMNYTLMGDNVNLGARLEGTNKMYMTNIIISEYTYALVKEHVIVRELDNIRVKGKNKPVLIYELIDIVDE, encoded by the coding sequence ATGTCAGTAAAAAAGAAAAAAATATTTGAGCCTAAAATTTTCGGCTTGATGATTGGTCTATTTATTTTTTTTGTTTTCCTCCTCCTAAAACTCTACACATCTATCCCGCAAAGATTAGAACTAAAAGTTTTTGATACCTTTTTGATGTTAAAACCGGAAGCAACAAGAGAAATAAAGACAGCAGAGGGAAGAACTCAAATTATAAGAACTCACAAAATTTCTGATGACATTCTGATTCTAGGAATTGATTTTAAGACTCTTAGCAACATAGGTAAATGGCCTTTCGATAGAGCTGTACATGCAAATCTTATAAACGGTTTTACAAGAGTCACAGATATCTCTCAGCGAGAAAATTCTATTTTGTTAGATATATTTTTCGTAGAACCACAGAAAGATGCATATAACGATGCTTTGCTGGTAAAAAGCATACAAGATAACAATAGAGTTTTTCTAGAAACCGTGCTGGAACTCGGAGAACCCCCTCTTAAATTCAAAGAAGAACTATATAAAAGGCAAAAAACTCTAGTTGATACATATGGAGAAATAAAAAACATAAAAGGAAACTGGGAAGCTGTAATGCCTTTCTATGGCATGCAACCTCCGCTTGTACCATACGGAAAAGCAGTAAAGGGATATGGGCATGCCAATTATATAGCAGATGAAGACAAAATATTCAGACGACAACCATTAATAGCAAAATTAAGTACTTTAATCGATGTAATACCAGTAGAATCCTTAACACCAGATTACAAATTGAATAGAAATTATTTTGAGAGATTAGCATGGGTGGATAAAGAAGGTTTTGAACATTCCGTAAAATATCCTCTAACAAATCAAAGTATAATAGAGCTGAAAAATACGTTAAAGAAAATGGCACCCCCTGTAGAAGAGGATACTGATTCAGACGGTGTTATAGATAAAACTTATTATATTGTAAAAAAATACAGAGATGAATTTATTCCTGCAATTACACTGTCATTAGCTCTTCAATATATGAATAAAAGTCTTGATGATGTTGAAGTTGTTTTAGGAAAATATATAAAAATAAAAAATCCGCAGAAATTCAATAGCAGCACTGGAAAATGGGAAACTTATAAAATAGTAAAACAACCAGCACAATATAAAGATGGGGAAATAATAAAACAGACCGAATATCAAGAACTCGATGAGTTAAAAATCCCCATAGACGAACAAGGAAAAATGTTGATAAATTTCATGGGTCCAGGTTCTGATCCAACAGGATACCAAACTTTTCCCGTTAAATCATATTATGCATATGCAACTAACATTCCTCCAAGTAACCAGGATAAATGGCGACCATCAAGAGGAGTTGCTAATAAAATAATATTGGTAGGAGCCTTTGCAAAAGGAATGGCAGCAGATGAAAAGCCAACTCCTTTTGGCCTTATGTACGGTGTAGAAGTCCATGCCAATGCATTAAACACCATTTTGATGAATAACTTTATAACTCCGTTGGAAGACTATTACAATATAGCAATTCTTCTTCTGTTCATACTCCTAATCTGCTTTTATTCTTCCAGAATGTCCACGCCAGTAGCATTTATTTTAACTCTTTTTATCTCTCTTGGATTCTTTTTCATTTCTAATTTTATAGTTTTTGATATCTACAATACTACTATGGATGTAGCATTTCCAATAGTTGCCGGATTATTTTCTTTTGTTTCAATCGTTGTATACAGAGTTATGACAGAAGAAAAAGATAAAAGACTAATAAGAGAAACTTTCGGCAAATATGTTAATCCAAGTGTTGTTGATCAAATTTTGTCAAATCCGCCAGAATTGGGTGGAGTAGACAAAGAGCTAACAGTCCTGTTTTCTGATATAAGAGGCTTCACAACACTATCGGAGACAATGACTCCTCAGGAATTAGTAAACCATCTCAATGTGTATCTGACAGAAATGACTAATATCATTTTCGAGTTGGATGGCACACTTGATAAATATGTTGGTGACGAAATAATGTGTTTTTGGGGAGCTCCCATATCACAAGAGGATCATGCTTTAAGAGCTTGTAAGTGTGCTATAAGACAGATGGATGCTCTAAGAAAATTAAATGAAAGCTGGCCACCCGAAAAAAGATTGAATATTGGAATAGGTATAAACTCAGGCATAATGACGGTTGGCAATATGGGGTCCCCAGGTAGGATGAACTATACCTTAATGGGTGATAATGTCAACTTGGGAGCACGCCTGGAAGGAACCAATAAGATGTACATGACAAACATTATAATCAGCGAATATACTTATGCACTTGTAAAAGAACACGTGATTGTGAGAGAGCTTGATAATATACGTGTAAAAGGCAAAAACAAACCTGTACTCATTTATGAGTTGATTGACATAGTAGATGAATAA